Below is a genomic region from Flavobacterium ginsengisoli.
CAAACAGCCTTTTGCAACAAAAAATGTTTCTTGACTTATTTGTCCCTGAGCTAGCAAAATTTCATTTTTCCCTTTTTTGATAAATTTAAAATAGGAAAGAATGGTTTCTAAATCTTCATCAGAAACGTTAATGCTTTTTCGAATGGAATTACCAAGTTGTTCGTATATCATTTAATTATAATCTCTCACAAATTTGCGGTAATAAATAATATCTTCAATAGATAAAACCACCAAATCGTGTTCTTGTGCAAAGCTAACAATTTTGTTTAGTTTAGCCATGCTTCCGTCTTCGTTCATCAATTCGCAAAGAACGGCTTCGGGTTGTAAGCCAGCCAATTTCATTAAATCTACGCTTCCTTCTGTATGACCATTTCGTCCTAAAACACCATTTTCATTCGCTCTAAGCGGAAAAACATGCCCAGGTTTCGCTAAGTCTTCTGGCTTCGCATTCATTGCAATTGCAGTCTTTATAGTTGTAATTCTGTCTTTTGCAGAAACTCCTGTTGTTACTCCATTTTTAGCTTCAATCGTAATGGTAAATGGAGTTTGAAAACTGCTTGTGTTTTCTTTTACCATGTAAGGAAGTTCCAATTCGTCTGCTTTATTGTTAGTCAAGCAAAGACAAACAATTCCGCTGCATTCACGAATCATTAAAGCCATATCTTGAGCACTCATATGATGTGCAGAAAATATAAGATCGCCTTCATTTTCTCGATTTTCATCATCGGTTACCAAAACACCTTTTCCGCTTTTAAGTTGCTCCAAGGCATTTTCAACACGTTCTTTACTCGAAATTCCAAATTGGGTTAACGGACTTAATTCTGTACTTATCATAAAAGTTTTTTTAGAAATAATAAGAGACAAATCTAAAATTGTTTGAAACTAAAAAGTTTGATATAAGTCAATAAATCGACATTCTATTTTTTTAATGTTAATCTAATTAAGTTGTCATAAAATCTTAATTTAGTACCCAGATTCCATAATCGAAAGTTTAATAAATACCATCTTAAATGGAGAATATCACCGTTATTATAATGCTCGCTTTTCGGCGTTGCTTTTCTTAGTCTTGTTAGCAAAAGATATAACTTTCCCATTCCGATTGTTTTGGTTTTATGTGGCGTTGTTATTAGTATTGTTCCTGGACTTCCTGTGATTGCTTTAAGTCCTGAAATTGTATTTATTATATTTTTACCACCGCTTTTGTATCATGCGGCGTGGCATACTAGCTGGTCAGACTTTAAGCAATCTATACGTCCAATAACTTTTGCGACTGTCGGTTTGGTTTTCTTTACAACAGGATTAGTTGCTGTTTTTGCACATTGGCTTATAGATGATATGTCTTGGCCGTTAGCTTTTTTACTTGGTGCAATTGTTTCGCCTCCCGATGCAGTTTCGGCAACAGCGATTACAAAAGGGTTAGGTCTTAATCCTAGATTGATTGCTATTCTAGAAGGAGAAAGTTTAGTAAATGATGCTAGTGGTCTTGTTGCATACAAATATGCGCTTACGGCAATTACAGCGGGAAATTTTGTTTTGTGGCAAGCCGGATTAAATTTCGTCTTAATGTCAGCTTTGGGCATAGGAATTGGTTTGGCTGTTGGCTTTATCATGTATTATATCCATAAAAGATTTGTTTGCGACGATATTATCGAAGTAACGCTTACATTATTGACACCATTTGCTTCCTATCTTCTTGCCGAGCATTTTGAAGGATCGGGAGTTTTGGCTGTGGTAACAACAGGACTTTTTTGGCGACAAGATCAGGTACGATTTTTTCGCATGAAAGTCGAATAATGACCAATACCATTTGGGATGTGCTTAATAATATTCTGAACGGTTTGATTTTTATTTTAATCGGACTTCAGTTAAGACAAATTATTGCTGGAATTAGCAATTACTCTGGAAATTCATTATTTATCTGGGGAGCAGTTATAAGTATCGTGGTGATTCTAGTTCGTTTTTTGTGGGTTATTCCTGCTACAATTCTACCAAGAATAATTAGTAAAAAGATTCGAGAAAAAGAACAATTTGATTATCGAAACATGATCATTTTTGGATGGTCAGGAATGCGTGGTGTGGTTTCTATGGCTGCGGCTTTGGCACTTCCGTTAATGTTGAATAAAACAGAAGAATTTCCGCTTCGAAATTTAATTATATACTTAGTTTTCTGTGTAATACTTTCAACTTTGGTTATACAAGGTCTTACGCTTCCGTGGTTGATTAAGAAGCTGAAAATTGAACGTTATTCGATACTTGCAGAAGAATATAATATTAGAAATGTAATTGTTTCAGAAACTATTGCTCATATAGAAGACAATTTCTCACTATTGAATGACGAATTGCTTCACAATATTAAAAGTAAATACGAAGTAAAATTTAATCGTCTGCAAAAGACTGAACTTCCTGCAAATTTCTTTGGAAATGGAAAACTTCTTGGAGGTGAAATTTTTAATGATTTCACTAAAATTCAAATTGATTTGCTAAATGTAGAAAGAGGAAAATTAGAATCAATGCATAAATTTGGCTCTGTAAACGAAGAAATCTTCCGCAAAATCGAAAAAGAACTAGATCTGGAAGAAACCCGTTTATGGATGGAAATGTACGAGGAAAATTAATTGTTAATTGTAAATGGTGAATTGTGAATGTCTTCTTTGCATACAGAAAATAATTAATAATTCACCATTTACAATTCACCATTAAATAACCCCCATTTTCTGCATTAAGAATGTTGCGCTTTTATTTTTGCAGATTCCGTTTCGGAGTTTGTAATCAAAATGTAAATCGTTGTTTTGGATCTCAACTTCGAAACATTGATTGGTTAAAATATCAGGAAATTCGTTTGTTGTTAGGCATACTTCAATGTCGTGTGTTGCGATGGCGCCAATAGCTTTTTTAGAAATGATTTTCTTCACCACTTCAATTGTTCCGTTTCTTTTATCATCAGAGTTTGTACCTCTTAAAATCTCATCTAATAAAACAAAAGCAGGTTGATTTTCAAGTTCATCCATGATCTGTTTTAAACGTTTAATTTCAGCAAAAAAGTAAGACTCAGAATCAGATAAAGAATCTGATAATCGCATTGAAACTAATACTGGAAGTGGATGTACTTTAGCTTCTGATGCACAAATAACTGAACCAATTCCGCTAAGTACCATATTGATTCCTAAACTTCTTAAAAAGGTACTTTTACCAGACATATTAGATCCAGTCAAAATCACAAAAGATTGTGGGTGAAATTGTGTGTCATTTCCAACTCTTGTTGCGGGGTTCAATAACGGATGACTTAGATTTTTGAACTCGATTTTATAATCAGAATTGATTTCGGGAAAAACGAAATCTTCATTGTTGTAAGCTAGATTAGCTAGACTATTTAACGCTTCAATTTCGCCAATAATAGAAACCCAATGATTCATTTCTGAAGCATAATCTTCTTTCCATTTTAAAAGTGCCTTTAAAACATGCAGATTAAATAAGAATGTTCCGTTGAATAAAGTGGCTGTTACAAAGTTATTTATCGTATCCATTCTTGAAAATAACTCAGAAAGCTGTTTTAAATGCTGACTTGCTTTGGCATTCTTAAAGTTAAGCTGTTCTTGTAATCGAATTAGTTTCTTAGATTGGAAAGATTCACGTTCAATTTTTTCAATCAATAAACTGTATTGCTTTATGATGTTAGCGACATTATCAGCTTTTGCTATTTCCGATTGAATTCTCTTTACAGCTCTTCCTAAAACAATTAAATTGGCAATAAAAACATACGTTAAATAAGAAAGTATAATAGTTTTTGATGTAATAAAATACGCTGCCAGAAATCCAAAAAACGTTACTGGAAGAATAAATGATAATGCAACTAAAACTTTAGGTAAGGAGTTATTTGTAAAAGAAGTCCAATGTTTTATTGCTTCGTAAGATTGTTTAGAATCTTGACTTATGATTGCTAAAGCCTGAAATTCTTGCCTCCAATCAATTTTGTTTTTTAATTCATTTATAGCTTCCTGATTTTCTAAAATTTCAGCCTCAGGAAGAGTGTGAAGCAATAATTCTGCGAGTGTTTTTTTTCCGATAAAAGATGCTGTTCTATTTAGATTTTGAAATAAAGAATGATCTCCAAAAATATCCAAATCGTAAGCATACGGATGATGGAAATCGATAAATTCAGCTCCATTTTCAAAAGGCGTTTTTTCTCTTCTCAGAAAGGCAATTTCATTCTGATTAATTTTTAAAAGTGTTTCTGCAAGCAATCTTTGAAATGACACTCTCGAATGTATTCTCAGAAAAAAAATAAAACCAGCAAAAGATAGAACAGCTAGAATGACATAAAGTATTTGATCTGTTTTGATGTAATAAAACATAAAAAACAAGAAAAGGAAAATACTTAATAGTCTCAAAAGACTTATGCTGTTGTATTTTTTGTTGGTTTTATTATAGAGTTCTGAGTATTTTGTAACGTTGTCTGGATATGCTTTCATTCTATTATTTTGGTTGAAATACAAATATAGCTTTTAAGTCACAAAATCATCACTATTGTTATTTAATCTTCATGCATAACCAAAATCGGAATGGTAACTTCTTTGGCTATTTTTTTTGAAAAACTAGAATCAAAAAGACTTTCAAAGAAAGAACGTTTATGTGTTATTGTGGTCAAAATATCAATGTCTTTGTAAAGTATAAAATCAAGAATAGTTTCTTTTACATCGTCACTTGGCAAAACTAGAAACTCCACATTTTCTTCAGAGAATTCTTTTTCCCATTCTTTTCGAACTTCTTCTGAAACATCAGAATTAGAAGTTTTAACGTATAAACTTTTTACTTTAGCACCGGTTTTTTTAGCAATTTTCAGAATTTTTTTCAGTTCTTTTTTATCTTTTTCACGGTAGCGTGTCGTAAAGCCAATAGTTTTTACTTTTCTGTATTTTGCATCGATAGGAATACACAGAACAGGAACTTCAACTCCAGAAATGACAGATTCGGTATTAGAACCTGTAAAGAATTTAGTCCAGTCAGAAGCACTGTTGGTTCCCATAATCACAAAATCGACTTGATCTTCTTCTACAGCGTTTTTTAAATTGTAGATAAGATCACCATCCATTAAACGGTGTTTGATTACAATATCTTCTAATTTACGTTCGGCTGCAATTTGACGCAGTTTTGGAATTTCGTCTTTAAACATTTCAAATTTTGCCAATTCGATTGAACTGTATATAGAAGCGTAATTCTCTGGAAAGAATTGGCTGTCGTAAACGGGAATCTCGAATGTATGAAGTAAGATTAATTCGGCGTTTACCACTTTAGCAAATTCTAAAGCATGGACAAATGCATTGGTAGCAAGATCAGAGAAATCGGTTGGAAATAATATCTTTTTCATAGTACTTAAGATTAAGGTTTGTCTCTCAAATTTACTCATTCTGCAAAGAAAACAACCTGATATTTATCAGTATTTTAACAATTAATATTTTATTAATCTCAATTAATTTGAAGATTTCTTGTTTGAATGGAGTTGCATTAACGCAGAAAAGAATTTGAGCGTTTTTTTATACCTTTGCAAGCATGATAAATCAAGATTCTATAGTTGCTTTGGCTACGCCTTCGGGAGCTGGAGCCATTGCCATAATTCGTATTTCTGGAGCCGAGGCCATCACAATTGGCAATTCGGTGTTTAAATCTATTAAAAACAAAGATTTAACGAAACAGAAAACACATACGCTTCACTTAGGGCATATTGTAGATGGAAGCAAAACATTAGACGAAGTTTTGGTTTCGGTATTTAAAGGTCCGAATTCTTATACGGGAGAAGATACGATTGAAATTTCTTGTCACGGATCAACGTATATTCAGCAAGAGATTATTCAGTTATTGCTTCGAAATGGATGCAGAATGGCCGATGCTGGTGAATTTACATTGAGGGCTTTCTTAAATGGAAAACTGGATTTATCGCAGGCAGAAGCCGTTGCAGATTTGATTTCGTCAGACAACGAAGCTTCTCACCAAATTGCCATGCAAGCAAATGCGTGGCGGATTCAGTAATGAAATTGCGAAACTAAGAGAAGAACTTTTAAATTTTGCTTCTTTAATTGAATTGGAATTGGATTTTGCAGAAGAAGATGTAGAATTTGCAGACCGAACACAATTTCATGAATTATTAAATAGAATTGAATTTGTTTTAAAACGTTTAATTGATTCGTTTGCTGTTGGAAATGTAATTAAAAATGGAATTCCAGTTGCGATTGTAGGTGAACCAAACGTTGGAAAATCAACTTTGTTAAATGCTTTATTAAACGAAGAGCGTGCCATTGTTTCTGACATTGCCGGAACAACTCGTGATACCATTGAAGACGAATTGGTAATTGGTGGCATCGGATTTAGATTTATTGATACTGCAGGAATTCGTGATACTAAAGATGTTGTAGAAAGTATCGGAATCAAGAAAACTTTCGAAAAAATAGAACAAGCTCAGGTTGTAATTTATTTGTTTGATGGATTAAAGTTTCAAACATCAAGTTCTGAATTTGTAAATGAAATTGAACAGATTAAGAATAAATATCCGCTAAAACCGCTAATTATTGTGGTTAATAAAAAAGATATTTTATCTGCTGATGAAGTAGCTAATATTACTAATCAGTTAGAAAATTTAAATGCAAAATTGCTATTAATTTCTGCAAAAGAAAAAATAGGAGTAGAGGATTTAAAAAATGAATTATTATCTTTTGTAAATACTGGCGCATTGCGTAACAATGAAACGATTGTTACCAACACGAGACATTATGATTCGTTATTAAAAGCGTTAGACGAAATTCAGAAAGTAAAATTTGGTTTAGAATCAGGTCTTTCAAGCGACCTTATGGCGCTTGATATTCGCGAAGCTTTATATCAATTTGGACTTATTACAGGTCAGGTTTCTAACGACGAATTATTGGGGAATATCTTTGCTAATTTCTGCATCGGCAAATAGAGGGCGCAAAGAAACACAAGATAAAAACAAACAAAATAGCTAAAATGTTGGTAATTAACATTTTGGCTATTTTTTTATTCAATTATTTTTTGGAATATTTAGGTGTTGTTTTGTTAAAATTTGTACCTCATTTGTACCTCGGGTTCCGAGGCACAAGAAAAATTTAACGGTATGGTCAGATTTTGGCACATTTTGGCACCTTATGGCACAAAATGACACATCAGGAGAGGATTTAATGGACAATGTAGGGCACATAACTAAAAAAATTAAAAAATTATGAGTTCAAACATGCGAATTACAAGAATCTGCCAATTCTGCAATCAGGAATTTACGGCAAAAACCACGAAAACCAAGTACTGCTCGCTAAAATGCAGCAGTAGGAATTACAAATGTTTTGTATTCTGGTGATTTAACGAATCTGGATATATAATTTGCTAAATTTTAGAAGCATAAACTGGTAAATGAAAAAAAAACAGAGTGCAATTGCATAATAATTGCATAATATGTATCGCTTGTTCTGATTATTTTTGATAATGATTGTAAAGTGTAGCAGGATTTGGAAAGGCTGTAAATGGAGTTGTTTTTTCAGTGTGGTCTTTCTTCTAGATTTGTCAAAAAATTTAAAATCAAAAAATGAAAAAATATATACTTTTTATTTTGATGTTTATTGGAACAATGGCCTATTCCCATAAAAACATATCTCATCGCGCTTTTTTAGAAAAGAACTTGACGGAAATAGAAAAACTGGCGGCAACGGCTAAAGTTTGGGGATTTTTGAAATATTATCATCCTAAGGTTGCCGATGGAAGCCAGAATTGGGATGAGCAACTTTTTAAAATTTTAAGACAAACTGAAAATACGCAGACTGTACAGCAATTTTCAAATGCCATCTCAGACTGGATCATGTCTCTTGGAGAAGTTAAAAAGTATGAAAACATTAAAACTGATATTGATAATGTCTATTTTGATAAAAATATAGATTTTTCGTGGTTTGATGATAGAACTATATTTACAAAAGAACTTTCTCAGATGTTGAAGTTTGTTCAAAAATATAAATTCCAAGGCGAAAACTATTATGTGACATTTCAGAAAAAGGATCCTAATGCTGTCCCGTTGCAATTTATTAATGAAGTGAAATACTCAAAATTTGATTGGACAGATAAAAATATGCGTCTTCTAGCATTTTTTAGATATTGGAATTACGTTGAATATTTTTTTCCATATAAATATCAGACAGATCAGGATTGGAATTTGGTGCTTACGGAAATGATGCCAAAGTTTTCAGATCCGAAAACAGAGCTTGATTTTCATTTGGCAATGCGAGAATTGTCAGTTAAACTGAATGATTCTCATTCTTCACTTGGCACAAGTAAAATGTATGATAAATTTGGAGAGAAATTTGTACCTGCTGATTTTAAAATTATTGACAGTAAAGCTGTGGTAGTGGGTCTTAAAAATGATTCTCTTGCACGAATATCAGATATAAAGATTGGTGACGTCATAACAGAAGTTGAAGGGAAATCTATCCAAACCATAATTAAAGAAAATACAAAGTATGTCGAAGGATCTAATAAAGCTTCTGTTTTAAGAAATTTTTATTGGGCTATTTTCAACGGTAATTCAGATTCTGTTCAAGTTAAGTATACTAGAGAGGGAAGATCCTCTCAAAAATATATAAAGAGATATGAATATGCATATTTAATTGCAATTCCTAAACCTAAAGAAAAGTGGAGATTTTTAAATAACAAGGTTTCTTATGTTAATCTTGGTGAAATTACAGAAGATGATGTGCCTGAAATGATGAATAAAATTATGGTCTCAGATGCCATTATTTTTGATTTGAGAAATAATGCCAGAGGCGCAGATTATTTAATTGCTGAATATTTAAATCCCGAACCTAGAGAATTTGTAAAGTTCGCAGATGCTGATTTGAAAACTCCTGGCAATTTCATCTGGCGAAAAGAGGAAGAGAAGTGCGGAAAAGTTAATCCGAATTATTATAAGGGTAAAGTTATTGTCCTGGTTAACGAAGTGACACAGAGCCATGGCGAGTATACTGCAATGAGCTTAAAAGTGGCTCCAAACACTACCGTGATTGGTAGCCAGACTTCAGGAGCAGACGGTGGGGTAGTCCGATTTGAAATTATAAGAGGATTTAGGACACAGTTTAGTAGTTATGGCGTATTTTATCCTAACAAAAAAGAAACACAGCGTATTGGAATTGTTCCCGATATAAAGGTAGAACAAACCATTAAAGGCATACAGAGCGGGAAAGACGAAATTTTGGAGAGGGCTTTGAAGTTTGCCGAAAAAGGCAAATAAACCAGTAAAGCTTTACTGGTTTTTAAGACTTCTCAATTTTTCTTCCAATTCAATATTTTCTTTCAATAGCGAATCAATCTGCTGTTGCAGATAGAAAGGAATATGCTTATACTGGTTTTGTAAGATTGTATCTAATTTTTTTTCACAAACAGCAGGCTCATATATTTCTTCCATTTCGACCTGCAGAACTTTTGCTATTTTAGTCCATTCACCCATGGTGATTTTTGTTATGCCTTTTTCTTTGCGGCTGTAAGTGGATTGCGTCATGCAGAGTAAATCAGCTATTTCCTCTTGAGAGAGTTGTTTTTCAAGACGTTTAGCCTGCAATTTAACTTTAATCATTTTTTCTTTCTTTTTGGGAAGCAATTATAATAAAAAAATATAAGAATATACCAATAAAAATTAAAATTGAAATTTTGATTTTGATATTTTTTTGTGATAAAAATAAAGGTTATTGCATTTTTTATTGTAATAAATAGATGAAATTGCATAAAAGTTGCATAAGACTTATCTGTCATGTTTTCTATTTTTGAATCGTATCTAAAGAAATAATTCAGAGTTTTTTTACCAGAAGTCGACATGGTTTAAAACATAGGTTATTTTACAATTTAGATGAATTAATTTAATTTATTGTTCAACATCAAACAATCAACAAATGAAGAAATTAAGTTTAAAAAGTTTAAAAGTAGTTAAACTGTCAGACAAGGAAAAAGCTACCATTACAGGTGGAAGCGCAACATGTTACAACTCAGGATTAAACTCCTGCAATCAGACATCTGCGTGGCCAATTAACTGCAGAACCACATATACTACAACCTGTTAAAAGTATTTATTGTAGGAGCTGAATAGGTTCTTATTATAATTTATCTGCTCTAAGAGTATTTTCATATTGAAAATACTCTTTTTTTAACCACAACAGATTAATCGTCAAATAAATGAAAAAAATTATCCTTTTTGCCATTTTGTTGGTAAGTATTGTAGGCTACTCCCAAGAGAAAGATTGTAAAAAATTTAAAAATGGAAAATATTATTCTTCTGCTTTTCCTGACCAGTATATAATTAGAAAAGATTCAATAGAAGAAACATATACTGATGGAAAATTAGGTC
It encodes:
- a CDS encoding S41 family peptidase, with the protein product MKKYILFILMFIGTMAYSHKNISHRAFLEKNLTEIEKLAATAKVWGFLKYYHPKVADGSQNWDEQLFKILRQTENTQTVQQFSNAISDWIMSLGEVKKYENIKTDIDNVYFDKNIDFSWFDDRTIFTKELSQMLKFVQKYKFQGENYYVTFQKKDPNAVPLQFINEVKYSKFDWTDKNMRLLAFFRYWNYVEYFFPYKYQTDQDWNLVLTEMMPKFSDPKTELDFHLAMRELSVKLNDSHSSLGTSKMYDKFGEKFVPADFKIIDSKAVVVGLKNDSLARISDIKIGDVITEVEGKSIQTIIKENTKYVEGSNKASVLRNFYWAIFNGNSDSVQVKYTREGRSSQKYIKRYEYAYLIAIPKPKEKWRFLNNKVSYVNLGEITEDDVPEMMNKIMVSDAIIFDLRNNARGADYLIAEYLNPEPREFVKFADADLKTPGNFIWRKEEEKCGKVNPNYYKGKVIVLVNEVTQSHGEYTAMSLKVAPNTTVIGSQTSGADGGVVRFEIIRGFRTQFSSYGVFYPNKKETQRIGIVPDIKVEQTIKGIQSGKDEILERALKFAEKGK
- a CDS encoding cation:proton antiporter: MTNTIWDVLNNILNGLIFILIGLQLRQIIAGISNYSGNSLFIWGAVISIVVILVRFLWVIPATILPRIISKKIREKEQFDYRNMIIFGWSGMRGVVSMAAALALPLMLNKTEEFPLRNLIIYLVFCVILSTLVIQGLTLPWLIKKLKIERYSILAEEYNIRNVIVSETIAHIEDNFSLLNDELLHNIKSKYEVKFNRLQKTELPANFFGNGKLLGGEIFNDFTKIQIDLLNVERGKLESMHKFGSVNEEIFRKIEKELDLEETRLWMEMYEEN
- a CDS encoding MutS-related protein, coding for MKAYPDNVTKYSELYNKTNKKYNSISLLRLLSIFLFLFFMFYYIKTDQILYVILAVLSFAGFIFFLRIHSRVSFQRLLAETLLKINQNEIAFLRREKTPFENGAEFIDFHHPYAYDLDIFGDHSLFQNLNRTASFIGKKTLAELLLHTLPEAEILENQEAINELKNKIDWRQEFQALAIISQDSKQSYEAIKHWTSFTNNSLPKVLVALSFILPVTFFGFLAAYFITSKTIILSYLTYVFIANLIVLGRAVKRIQSEIAKADNVANIIKQYSLLIEKIERESFQSKKLIRLQEQLNFKNAKASQHLKQLSELFSRMDTINNFVTATLFNGTFLFNLHVLKALLKWKEDYASEMNHWVSIIGEIEALNSLANLAYNNEDFVFPEINSDYKIEFKNLSHPLLNPATRVGNDTQFHPQSFVILTGSNMSGKSTFLRSLGINMVLSGIGSVICASEAKVHPLPVLVSMRLSDSLSDSESYFFAEIKRLKQIMDELENQPAFVLLDEILRGTNSDDKRNGTIEVVKKIISKKAIGAIATHDIEVCLTTNEFPDILTNQCFEVEIQNNDLHFDYKLRNGICKNKSATFLMQKMGVI
- a CDS encoding helix-turn-helix transcriptional regulator; the protein is MIKVKLQAKRLEKQLSQEEIADLLCMTQSTYSRKEKGITKITMGEWTKIAKVLQVEMEEIYEPAVCEKKLDTILQNQYKHIPFYLQQQIDSLLKENIELEEKLRSLKNQ
- a CDS encoding universal stress protein, whose amino-acid sequence is MKKILFPTDFSDLATNAFVHALEFAKVVNAELILLHTFEIPVYDSQFFPENYASIYSSIELAKFEMFKDEIPKLRQIAAERKLEDIVIKHRLMDGDLIYNLKNAVEEDQVDFVIMGTNSASDWTKFFTGSNTESVISGVEVPVLCIPIDAKYRKVKTIGFTTRYREKDKKELKKILKIAKKTGAKVKSLYVKTSNSDVSEEVRKEWEKEFSEENVEFLVLPSDDVKETILDFILYKDIDILTTITHKRSFFESLFDSSFSKKIAKEVTIPILVMHED
- the ribB gene encoding 3,4-dihydroxy-2-butanone-4-phosphate synthase, with protein sequence MISTELSPLTQFGISSKERVENALEQLKSGKGVLVTDDENRENEGDLIFSAHHMSAQDMALMIRECSGIVCLCLTNNKADELELPYMVKENTSSFQTPFTITIEAKNGVTTGVSAKDRITTIKTAIAMNAKPEDLAKPGHVFPLRANENGVLGRNGHTEGSVDLMKLAGLQPEAVLCELMNEDGSMAKLNKIVSFAQEHDLVVLSIEDIIYYRKFVRDYN
- a CDS encoding cation:proton antiporter, coding for MVLCGVVISIVPGLPVIALSPEIVFIIFLPPLLYHAAWHTSWSDFKQSIRPITFATVGLVFFTTGLVAVFAHWLIDDMSWPLAFLLGAIVSPPDAVSATAITKGLGLNPRLIAILEGESLVNDASGLVAYKYALTAITAGNFVLWQAGLNFVLMSALGIGIGLAVGFIMYYIHKRFVCDDIIEVTLTLLTPFASYLLAEHFEGSGVLAVVTTGLFWRQDQVRFFRMKVE